One region of Endozoicomonas sp. Mp262 genomic DNA includes:
- a CDS encoding DUF1778 domain-containing protein, whose amino-acid sequence MYGLFLYNKDGFWRQMMATTRLDLRLSEEIKAKAEKASALLGLKSLTEYVVQLMNEDATRVIAEHETLVLEGDRFDQFMSACDKAGKPSSKMQAALKHTKEQGFE is encoded by the coding sequence ATGTACGGACTATTTCTGTACAATAAAGATGGGTTCTGGAGGCAAATGATGGCAACAACAAGGCTGGATCTTCGGCTGAGTGAAGAAATAAAGGCAAAAGCAGAAAAGGCATCGGCTTTACTGGGGCTAAAAAGCCTCACTGAGTATGTGGTTCAATTGATGAATGAAGATGCTACACGTGTGATCGCGGAGCATGAAACACTGGTGCTTGAGGGGGACCGGTTTGATCAGTTTATGTCAGCCTGCGATAAGGCGGGCAAACCTAGCAGCAAAATGCAGGCAGCATTGAAGCATACGAAAGAGCAGGGTTTTGAATGA
- a CDS encoding IS30 family transposase — translation MAFKHLSSEERHYIEIELKNGTSQNKIAEKLGRSQSSLSRELGRNTGQRGYRHQQAHRKAQQRHKEKPKAVKLTEDIKRRIAQDIRADWSPEQVAGRLEKEGIIKLHHETIYQFIEDDKRTDGTLYKHLRHQKKTYRKRYGSAHNRTGIPNRVGIEERPEIVNNRGRVGDWEADTVIGKNHKGAIATLDERKTKLRLAVPLPGKKAKAVKQAVIDTLKPLKRFVKTITYDNGKEFAQHEAINKALSCDSYFAVPYHSWERGQNENANGLLRQYFPKSMELHNVKERDVIIAVDKLNSRPRKCLGYKTPYEAFKELTGVNARKVMGYAFMT, via the coding sequence ATGGCCTTTAAGCACCTTAGCTCTGAAGAGAGACATTATATCGAAATCGAACTGAAAAATGGGACTTCTCAAAATAAAATTGCAGAAAAACTCGGGCGTTCACAGAGTTCGCTGTCACGGGAGTTAGGACGCAACACAGGGCAGCGTGGTTACAGGCACCAGCAGGCTCATCGTAAGGCTCAACAGCGTCATAAGGAAAAACCCAAGGCGGTGAAGTTGACGGAAGATATTAAGCGACGGATTGCTCAAGATATCCGGGCTGACTGGAGTCCTGAGCAAGTGGCTGGAAGGCTTGAAAAAGAAGGGATAATCAAGTTGCATCATGAGACGATTTACCAGTTCATAGAGGATGATAAGCGCACTGACGGTACCCTGTATAAACACTTGCGCCATCAGAAAAAAACGTACCGAAAGCGATATGGTTCAGCTCATAACCGAACAGGCATACCTAACCGGGTAGGTATTGAAGAGCGCCCGGAGATCGTCAACAACAGGGGGCGTGTTGGTGACTGGGAGGCGGATACCGTAATCGGCAAAAACCATAAGGGTGCCATTGCCACACTGGATGAGCGAAAGACTAAACTGCGCCTTGCTGTTCCGCTGCCAGGAAAGAAAGCAAAAGCGGTTAAACAGGCAGTGATTGATACACTCAAGCCCCTGAAAAGGTTTGTTAAAACGATCACTTACGACAACGGTAAGGAATTTGCTCAGCATGAAGCAATCAACAAAGCCTTGAGCTGCGACAGCTACTTTGCTGTGCCCTACCACTCTTGGGAGAGAGGCCAGAATGAGAATGCCAATGGGCTGCTCAGGCAGTACTTTCCCAAATCAATGGAGCTTCATAACGTCAAAGAAAGAGACGTTATCATTGCGGTAGACAAGCTGAACAGCAGGCCCAGGAAATGCCTCGGTTACAAAACACCATATGAGGCATTCAAAGAGTTAACTGGAGTGAATGCAAGAAAAGTCATGGGTTATGCATTTATGACTTGA
- a CDS encoding GNAT family N-acetyltransferase, with protein sequence MAKKLPSYPVPVFLIAQLAVHQECKGKGLGKVTLIKALEHLYEINKHMRAYAVVVDCLNKEVAAFYQQYGFELLIHYEGRDRLFLPMKTVKELFDKK encoded by the coding sequence TTGGCTAAAAAGCTACCGAGCTATCCAGTTCCCGTATTTCTTATTGCTCAATTGGCGGTACATCAGGAGTGTAAAGGAAAGGGTTTAGGCAAGGTTACATTGATCAAGGCATTAGAACACCTCTACGAAATCAATAAGCATATGCGAGCATATGCTGTGGTAGTAGACTGCTTAAATAAGGAAGTTGCCGCTTTTTATCAGCAATATGGTTTTGAGTTATTGATTCACTACGAAGGCCGTGATCGTTTGTTTTTACCCATGAAAACAGTCAAAGAATTATTTGATAAAAAATAA
- a CDS encoding ETS domain-containing protein, which translates to MVGVVVFIEVDRVFILFRTVLFLVFIVISSSLNASGFSNHYLILIDINGKLEIVGGLRKDRVDVPDYISPVTVYLFPDERLQKIDQHKLIKQQLLNEYINFLRSHDFIIRYNVSSKRLKSSTEAYVRLFHDKTSLDLFKTKIREGCEMRVVVFLGTGYRLNEFRYPDFLILPFPYYFIAVNDFKLQPGVSFPVVHVNEVVVDNNGDVVLKCRYQRENDCIVIHKVREGICDEVYIVTPEIKLILKSYDRIDSDDGWKQILANISPELQTVIIQEQSHTGLKKVSRNTDKHSPLINFLKKQLAQGSDLVDWVDENEGEFHITNMKEIYRLWRGEKYDKNKPYDFFAKSLHSLVKKELLMKTGGWGCYQYRFTK; encoded by the coding sequence TTGGTTGGTGTTGTAGTTTTTATAGAGGTTGATAGGGTGTTTATACTTTTTCGTACGGTGTTGTTCTTGGTTTTTATTGTGATTTCAAGTTCTTTAAATGCATCTGGCTTTTCTAATCACTATTTGATTTTGATTGATATTAATGGAAAACTTGAAATAGTAGGGGGATTAAGAAAAGATCGTGTGGATGTTCCTGATTATATTTCGCCAGTTACAGTTTATCTATTTCCAGATGAACGATTGCAAAAGATAGATCAGCATAAACTTATAAAGCAACAATTATTGAATGAGTATATTAATTTTCTTAGGTCTCACGATTTTATAATAAGATATAATGTTTCGAGTAAGAGGTTAAAGAGTAGTACTGAAGCATATGTTAGGTTATTTCATGATAAAACTTCTTTGGATTTATTTAAAACAAAAATAAGAGAAGGTTGTGAGATGCGCGTGGTGGTTTTTCTTGGTACAGGTTATCGCTTAAACGAATTTAGGTACCCTGATTTTCTTATATTGCCATTTCCTTATTATTTTATAGCTGTAAATGATTTTAAATTACAACCAGGAGTTAGTTTTCCAGTTGTTCATGTAAATGAGGTGGTGGTAGATAATAATGGGGATGTGGTTTTGAAATGTAGATATCAAAGAGAAAATGATTGCATTGTTATTCACAAAGTGAGAGAGGGGATATGTGATGAAGTTTATATTGTAACCCCTGAAATTAAGCTGATATTAAAAAGCTATGATCGAATTGATTCTGATGATGGATGGAAGCAAATTCTTGCTAATATTTCCCCTGAATTGCAGACGGTAATAATACAAGAGCAGTCTCATACAGGATTGAAGAAAGTAAGCAGGAATACGGATAAGCATAGTCCCTTAATTAATTTTCTGAAAAAACAACTGGCACAAGGAAGTGATTTGGTTGATTGGGTGGATGAAAATGAAGGGGAGTTTCATATTACTAATATGAAAGAAATTTATCGGTTATGGCGTGGTGAAAAGTATGATAAAAATAAACCTTATGATTTTTTTGCAAAATCTCTACACTCACTCGTAAAGAAAGAGTTGTTAATGAAAACAGGAGGGTGGGGGTGCTATCAATATAGATTTACAAAATAA
- a CDS encoding SapC family protein, producing MGALPLYNDLALLCRDSHQSLHFTDKADNYSFTENMTSVPVTGVEFFQAGKEFPVLFIKNDKGNFFPVALLSLDQERNQQIGMEGSWQGQYVPAFIRRYPFALSDCGQVCFDRQAPHFIKEKGSRLFDDKGENTEALDSIIQFLIGYDQEYEKTGRYCKVLEEKNMLVPYQASIMLDNAPSLKLEGFYILDEVKFKQLKEKDVVDWFQSEWLFWSYSHLNSLQAFESLAKSCPTREL from the coding sequence GTGGGTGCTTTACCTTTATATAATGACTTGGCTCTTCTTTGCAGGGATAGTCATCAATCGCTTCACTTCACTGATAAAGCTGATAACTATTCTTTCACGGAAAATATGACTTCCGTTCCTGTTACGGGGGTGGAGTTCTTTCAAGCAGGCAAAGAGTTTCCAGTACTTTTTATTAAAAATGATAAGGGTAACTTCTTTCCGGTTGCTTTGTTATCCCTTGATCAGGAAAGAAATCAGCAAATTGGTATGGAGGGGAGCTGGCAAGGTCAGTATGTTCCTGCATTTATTCGGCGTTACCCTTTTGCACTTTCCGATTGTGGTCAAGTGTGCTTTGACAGGCAGGCACCTCACTTCATAAAGGAAAAAGGGAGTCGGCTATTTGATGATAAAGGTGAAAATACCGAAGCGCTTGATAGTATTATTCAATTTCTCATAGGTTATGATCAGGAGTATGAAAAGACTGGCAGGTATTGTAAGGTACTTGAGGAAAAGAATATGCTTGTCCCCTATCAGGCAAGTATCATGCTAGATAACGCACCCTCATTGAAATTGGAGGGGTTTTATATTCTGGATGAGGTTAAATTTAAGCAGCTAAAGGAGAAAGATGTTGTTGATTGGTTCCAGTCTGAATGGTTATTCTGGAGCTATTCTCATTTGAATTCACTTCAGGCATTTGAATCGCTGGCTAAGTCTTGCCCAACCAGAGAATTGTAG
- a CDS encoding RNA pseudouridine synthase yields the protein MIRLAKFIASSGYCSRRAACRLIESGIVWVNGKPAGHTMKVNHQDQIFIDGEPLCPTTGGKTYLLYNKPAGIDCVCDLNNAASIVHQIKFKHRIFPVGRLDKDSHGLMLLTNDGDLCHRVLHPDHHHEKEYKVTVDRPIDPLFCQAMAKGVSYKKVKTRPCQINQISKSSFKITLTQGLNRQIRHMCKALGYTVTDLQRIRLMNLKLDNLSSNVYRHLTDEERIELFNAV from the coding sequence ATGATACGTCTTGCCAAATTTATTGCTTCATCAGGTTATTGTTCCCGCAGAGCCGCCTGTCGTTTGATTGAATCAGGCATAGTATGGGTTAACGGCAAGCCAGCAGGTCATACTATGAAAGTCAACCATCAGGATCAGATTTTCATTGATGGGGAGCCGCTTTGCCCTACAACAGGGGGAAAAACTTATCTACTGTATAACAAGCCAGCCGGTATAGACTGCGTTTGTGATCTGAACAACGCAGCCAGTATTGTCCATCAAATTAAGTTCAAGCACAGAATATTTCCGGTAGGACGGCTGGACAAAGACTCCCATGGACTCATGCTGCTCACCAATGATGGTGACCTATGCCATCGTGTTCTCCATCCTGACCACCATCATGAGAAAGAGTATAAAGTTACTGTTGATCGACCCATTGACCCGCTATTTTGTCAGGCCATGGCAAAAGGCGTTTCCTATAAAAAGGTAAAAACAAGACCCTGCCAGATCAACCAAATCAGCAAAAGCAGTTTTAAAATAACGTTAACTCAGGGGCTAAATCGTCAGATTCGACATATGTGCAAAGCGCTTGGGTACACAGTCACTGACCTGCAACGCATTCGTCTGATGAATCTAAAACTTGATAACCTGTCGTCTAATGTGTACCGCCATCTTACAGATGAAGAGCGGATAGAGCTTTTTAATGCTGTTTAA
- a CDS encoding cytochrome P450, with translation MTSNSMTVTDPAHFDNPFPVYKTLREQAPVYFEPTMGFHIVTGYQNVKKLLTHSGVSSNRQAMLQELEGKLKPGSIETYMENAKVSMIQLDPPEHTRLRALASSFFHKGTVQEWVPVMEANFHRLIKNEKQKGRLNLGNVARHYPADVICDIFGMPHYCRESYIKNAGKVAKLFGAPIDNELQTVASEANQASIDNARLIAGFIEERVDKPCNDLLGHMAKSYGDGELTMRETTTLCGLLLTAGHITTTELLCNGVYQLLSHPEQWVWLQKNPERVPDAIEEIMRFDTSVPFTIRVIKEKISLDGGDLEPGDVVAVGLSAANHDPEFCERPDEFDITRGRTRHLAFAAGPHVCLGALMAREELRVALDHLLKSCPDLRFDPDNLPQRRCDSLMFRGFKTFHLQY, from the coding sequence ATGACAAGCAACTCCATGACTGTTACTGATCCAGCCCATTTTGACAATCCTTTCCCTGTCTATAAAACCCTGAGGGAACAGGCTCCGGTCTATTTTGAGCCGACTATGGGGTTTCATATTGTGACAGGCTACCAAAATGTCAAGAAGCTATTGACTCATTCCGGAGTCAGCTCCAATCGTCAGGCTATGTTACAGGAGCTTGAGGGCAAGCTGAAACCTGGAAGCATAGAGACTTATATGGAAAATGCCAAGGTTTCGATGATTCAGTTAGATCCCCCTGAACATACTCGATTGCGCGCACTGGCCTCATCTTTTTTCCATAAAGGCACTGTGCAGGAGTGGGTTCCTGTTATGGAGGCTAACTTTCACAGGCTGATAAAAAATGAAAAGCAGAAAGGACGACTGAATTTAGGTAATGTTGCGCGCCATTATCCGGCAGATGTAATATGCGATATTTTTGGAATGCCTCATTACTGTCGTGAGTCTTATATTAAAAATGCAGGAAAAGTAGCTAAACTATTCGGAGCGCCTATAGATAATGAGTTACAGACGGTGGCATCGGAGGCTAATCAGGCCAGCATTGATAATGCCCGTTTGATAGCGGGCTTTATTGAAGAGCGAGTGGATAAGCCTTGCAATGACCTGCTTGGCCATATGGCAAAATCCTATGGCGACGGTGAGTTGACCATGAGAGAAACAACCACTCTCTGTGGTTTACTGCTAACGGCAGGGCATATTACAACCACTGAGCTTCTTTGTAATGGTGTCTACCAGCTACTTTCCCATCCTGAACAATGGGTGTGGCTGCAAAAAAATCCTGAGCGTGTTCCGGATGCTATTGAGGAAATAATGCGCTTTGATACCTCTGTACCTTTTACTATCAGGGTAATTAAGGAAAAAATAAGTTTGGATGGGGGAGATCTGGAGCCTGGTGATGTGGTTGCTGTGGGATTGTCAGCAGCCAATCACGATCCTGAATTTTGTGAAAGGCCTGATGAGTTTGATATTACCCGGGGGCGAACAAGGCACCTGGCTTTTGCTGCTGGCCCCCATGTTTGTTTGGGGGCCTTGATGGCAAGGGAGGAGCTGCGAGTGGCACTCGACCACTTGTTGAAGAGTTGTCCTGACTTAAGATTTGATCCTGATAACCTTCCTCAGAGGCGGTGTGATTCATTGATGTTTAGAGGGTTTAAAACATTTCATCTTCAGTATTGA
- a CDS encoding NAD(P)H-dependent oxidoreductase: MKLLAFAASNSTHSINKQLVTYAASLLGKTCQIEVLDLNDFELPLFSEDKEKELGQPELAHSFLSKISNSDAVITSFAEHNGSYSVAYKNIFDWCSRITPKVFDSKPVILLSTSPGARGGAMVMEIATKTMPRFGAQVKASLSIPSFYENFDPEKRCLKNKDLQQQLEATVNCLLDE; the protein is encoded by the coding sequence ATGAAATTATTAGCTTTTGCCGCCAGCAATAGTACTCACTCAATTAACAAGCAGCTGGTCACTTACGCTGCCAGCTTACTTGGGAAAACCTGCCAGATAGAAGTGCTTGATTTGAATGACTTTGAGCTACCGTTATTCAGTGAGGATAAAGAAAAAGAGCTTGGACAACCCGAGCTGGCACACTCTTTTTTATCAAAAATCAGTAATAGCGATGCTGTCATAACCTCCTTTGCTGAGCACAATGGTTCCTATAGTGTCGCCTATAAAAATATTTTTGACTGGTGCTCCCGCATCACCCCAAAGGTGTTCGATAGCAAACCCGTAATCCTGCTCTCCACATCGCCGGGAGCGCGCGGTGGTGCAATGGTTATGGAAATAGCCACCAAGACTATGCCCAGATTTGGCGCCCAGGTAAAGGCGTCTTTATCCATTCCCAGTTTTTACGAAAACTTTGACCCGGAAAAAAGGTGTCTTAAAAACAAAGACCTTCAACAGCAACTTGAGGCTACTGTAAACTGCCTCTTAGACGAATAA
- a CDS encoding L,D-transpeptidase family protein produces the protein MLYRLIFVIILLTPSLLFSDEKTLKSQIVDFFGSIDSHGLSVNPKDWEALFKASSEQEIRLLYLKYLRYLDQGRVKKTLFHSGWSIPEKKHPLLESTELPKQNDFNSKIPEYHLLKSTLNKLKGWRDNAEKIFDDNLVLFKGDQGGEVEQLNQWLLDIDLMDNNPGSTYSQDHLDTLTDIQLRFHLVPDGRLGVSTRQALLALTNQRIKRLQANLERLRWLPHQLTYPYLWVDIAGFEVAWVTSDNDRERYRAIVGTKNKQTPVFLGSVDSVNVNPVWKVPHKIAAGYLLNNEKRQPGILKKEGFRVYESWDDDAKRLSLDNIDWKQLNKSSFRYRLEQQPGPKNRLGRYKLNMLNKHGVYLHDTDKPDLFEKNSRFLSSGCARVEGIELLIERILEHQEMSIALPVYKEGYSTEKIVLNKPIPVYFVYFTAWPDKSGRVRFRDDIYKLDRALVSWF, from the coding sequence TTGTTGTATCGGCTTATCTTCGTGATCATTCTTCTGACACCCTCACTGCTATTTTCTGATGAAAAGACGCTCAAAAGTCAGATAGTTGACTTTTTTGGAAGTATTGATTCCCATGGACTTTCAGTGAATCCAAAAGACTGGGAAGCTTTGTTTAAGGCATCTTCTGAGCAGGAAATCAGGCTTCTCTATCTTAAGTATTTGAGATACCTAGATCAGGGTCGTGTTAAAAAAACACTTTTTCATAGTGGCTGGAGTATCCCCGAAAAAAAGCATCCGTTACTGGAAAGCACTGAACTACCTAAACAAAATGATTTTAATTCTAAGATTCCTGAGTACCATCTTTTGAAGTCTACCCTGAATAAACTGAAGGGGTGGAGGGATAATGCAGAAAAGATATTTGATGACAATCTTGTTTTGTTTAAAGGTGATCAGGGGGGCGAAGTTGAGCAGTTGAATCAATGGTTACTGGATATTGATTTGATGGATAATAATCCCGGGAGTACATACTCTCAGGATCACTTGGATACACTGACTGATATTCAGCTGCGTTTTCACTTAGTACCTGATGGTCGCTTAGGGGTGTCAACCCGGCAAGCTCTTCTGGCATTGACAAATCAGAGAATTAAACGACTACAGGCTAATTTGGAACGACTTCGCTGGCTCCCGCATCAATTAACCTATCCCTATTTATGGGTTGATATTGCAGGATTTGAAGTGGCATGGGTGACCAGTGACAATGACAGGGAACGCTACAGGGCTATTGTGGGCACAAAAAATAAGCAAACACCTGTTTTTCTGGGGTCGGTGGATTCTGTTAACGTAAACCCGGTGTGGAAAGTGCCCCATAAAATAGCGGCGGGTTATTTATTGAACAATGAAAAAAGGCAGCCAGGCATACTAAAGAAAGAAGGCTTTCGGGTTTATGAAAGCTGGGATGATGATGCCAAGCGGTTAAGTCTTGATAATATTGATTGGAAACAGTTGAATAAGAGTTCATTCAGGTACCGCCTGGAACAGCAGCCGGGTCCGAAAAATCGGCTGGGTCGCTATAAATTAAATATGCTCAACAAGCATGGTGTCTATTTACATGATACGGATAAACCTGATTTATTTGAAAAGAACAGTCGTTTTTTAAGCTCTGGCTGTGCCAGGGTGGAGGGGATTGAGCTTTTAATTGAGCGTATTCTTGAGCATCAGGAAATGAGTATTGCTTTACCTGTTTATAAGGAAGGTTATAGCACTGAAAAAATCGTATTGAATAAACCCATCCCCGTTTATTTTGTCTACTTCACCGCGTGGCCTGATAAATCGGGTCGTGTCCGCTTCAGGGATGATATTTATAAACTTGATCGGGCATTAGTTAGCTGGTTTTAA
- a CDS encoding carboxy terminal-processing peptidase, giving the protein MISPLQPAKNIALVLLLLLCQITSVFAVDQDINKPVPELKPNLQQAIASVNVFQMLDRNHYRKINMGLKSSEKIFERYLERLDPNRSFFLQQDIAEFSPYRERLNNALESGDLKPAFNIFNRYRKRAEERARFMLIQLESGVEILNTKSRPDARQAALRKFCQEKLEKCTLTLKQLDFIARSFDFSQDEELLVNRKNEPWLKNQHEQLTLWHKQLKDSILSLRLNNKTDEEVISQLVRRNKNLLRRLHQSKSEDAFQSYINSYTGIYDPHTQYFSPQTAENFDINMSLSLEGIGAVLQAEDEYTKVVSVVTGGPAEKTGNLKPGDKIVAVAQQADKRKSEPGKFEDVVGMRLDDTVKLIRGKKDTPVWLEVIPATNKDGRTATYKIVRDKVKLEEQDASSKVIEVVSNGQKKRIGVIELPTFYIDFKAAQAGDVNYKSTTRDVRRLLIELQKEKIDGLIVDLRGNGGGSLQEANDLTGLFIDHGPTVIVRDSRGRTEKQQDSDAGQFYKGPMAVMIDRLSASASEIFAGAMQDYRRALVIGSQSYGKGTVQSIQPLNHGQLKLTLAKFYRISGKSTQNQGVLPDIEFPSFYDGRDIGESTLPDALPWDTISPVSYRTYGDFSPYLPLLKKKHDERTAKDPDFIYLNEMKAYFDQYENQDKVSLNEEKRKLELGKMRSQRLAIENRLRKAQGKSLLNNLDELEDIQQETDKKKEDDKPDAFLNEAGMIISDLITTEKATTSNALTKKSHMGG; this is encoded by the coding sequence ATGATATCGCCTCTGCAGCCAGCCAAAAATATTGCCCTGGTACTGCTTTTACTTTTATGTCAAATCACCTCAGTCTTTGCCGTTGACCAGGACATCAATAAGCCTGTACCGGAGTTAAAACCCAACTTGCAGCAGGCTATTGCCAGTGTCAATGTCTTCCAGATGCTCGACCGGAATCATTATCGAAAGATAAACATGGGGCTAAAAAGCTCTGAAAAGATTTTTGAACGGTACCTTGAACGCCTGGACCCCAACCGCAGCTTCTTTCTGCAGCAAGATATCGCAGAGTTTTCCCCTTACCGGGAACGCCTGAACAACGCGCTGGAAAGCGGAGACCTGAAGCCTGCCTTTAACATTTTTAACCGCTACCGGAAACGGGCTGAAGAGCGTGCCCGATTTATGCTGATTCAACTGGAATCCGGCGTTGAAATCCTAAATACCAAAAGCCGCCCCGATGCCAGGCAAGCCGCTCTCCGGAAGTTCTGCCAGGAAAAACTGGAAAAATGCACATTAACACTGAAGCAACTGGACTTCATCGCCCGTTCATTTGACTTTAGCCAAGACGAAGAGCTATTGGTGAACCGGAAAAATGAACCCTGGCTAAAAAATCAGCATGAGCAACTGACGCTTTGGCATAAGCAATTAAAAGACAGTATCTTAAGCCTCAGACTCAACAACAAAACCGATGAGGAAGTGATCAGCCAGCTGGTTCGTCGCAATAAAAACCTGCTGCGACGCCTCCATCAAAGCAAAAGCGAAGATGCTTTCCAGAGCTATATCAACTCCTATACAGGGATTTACGACCCCCATACACAGTATTTTTCCCCACAAACCGCCGAAAACTTTGATATCAACATGAGTCTGTCCCTGGAAGGCATTGGTGCTGTCCTTCAAGCAGAGGACGAATATACCAAAGTGGTCAGTGTTGTCACCGGCGGCCCGGCAGAGAAGACGGGAAATTTAAAGCCCGGTGATAAAATAGTCGCTGTTGCCCAACAGGCTGACAAAAGAAAAAGCGAGCCTGGCAAGTTTGAAGATGTTGTTGGCATGCGCCTGGATGACACCGTAAAACTCATCAGGGGGAAAAAAGATACCCCCGTCTGGCTAGAGGTGATTCCCGCCACTAATAAAGACGGCCGTACAGCAACCTACAAAATTGTAAGGGACAAAGTCAAACTGGAAGAGCAGGATGCCAGTAGCAAGGTTATTGAAGTGGTATCAAATGGACAAAAAAAACGCATTGGTGTCATTGAGCTCCCCACCTTTTATATTGATTTCAAGGCTGCCCAGGCAGGAGACGTCAATTACAAAAGTACCACCCGGGATGTCCGAAGGCTATTGATTGAATTACAAAAAGAAAAGATTGATGGCCTGATTGTAGACCTGAGGGGGAATGGAGGGGGTTCCCTTCAGGAAGCCAACGACCTCACCGGCCTCTTCATAGACCACGGCCCCACGGTGATTGTCCGTGACAGCCGGGGCCGGACTGAAAAACAGCAAGACTCTGATGCGGGCCAGTTCTATAAAGGGCCTATGGCGGTCATGATTGACAGGCTGAGTGCGTCTGCCTCAGAAATTTTTGCAGGAGCCATGCAGGATTATCGGCGAGCCCTGGTTATTGGTAGCCAAAGCTATGGCAAAGGCACCGTACAGAGCATTCAGCCACTAAATCACGGCCAGCTTAAACTGACACTGGCTAAATTTTATCGCATATCCGGCAAGAGTACCCAAAACCAGGGCGTTCTTCCTGATATAGAATTCCCTTCCTTCTATGATGGCCGGGATATTGGTGAAAGCACCCTGCCAGATGCCCTGCCCTGGGATACCATTTCCCCCGTATCCTATCGTACTTACGGTGATTTCAGCCCCTATTTACCCCTGTTAAAGAAAAAGCATGATGAACGCACAGCCAAAGACCCTGACTTCATCTATCTGAATGAAATGAAAGCCTATTTTGACCAGTACGAGAATCAGGATAAGGTCTCCCTTAATGAAGAAAAGCGTAAGCTGGAGCTAGGAAAAATGCGGAGTCAACGTCTGGCCATTGAAAATAGGCTGCGCAAGGCTCAAGGCAAATCATTACTCAACAATTTGGACGAGCTTGAGGACATTCAGCAAGAAACAGATAAGAAAAAGGAGGATGACAAACCTGATGCATTTCTCAATGAGGCTGGCATGATTATCAGCGACCTGATTACCACAGAAAAAGCAACCACAAGCAATGCCCTCACTAAAAAATCCCATATGGGCGGCTGA